The proteins below are encoded in one region of Belonocnema kinseyi isolate 2016_QV_RU_SX_M_011 chromosome 5, B_treatae_v1, whole genome shotgun sequence:
- the LOC117173751 gene encoding uncharacterized protein LOC117173751, whose protein sequence is MAPEYSSSQRLIQSTQGFSDQPNNNLRPAVQNFSEEREQQRNNILHFEYNPGRPLGQPPQRDSALAYNNLQPNSAPYAYLNGHDNIPQNFQQDRDRYEVHNSLIRHEHTPLGFGNPRI, encoded by the coding sequence ATTCAAGTTCGCAGCGCCTAATACAAAGCACTCAGGGGTTTTCGGATCAACCCAACAATAATCTTCGCCCAGCGGtccaaaatttttcagaagagaGAGAACAACAAcgtaataatattttacattttgaatataatCCCGGTCGTCCGCTTGGTCAACCTCCACAACGTGATTCTGCCTTAGCCTACAATAATCTTCAACCTAATAGTGCTCCATATGCTTATCTGAATGGCCATGATAATATACCACAAAATTTCCAACAGGACCGCGATCGTTATGAAGTTCATAACTCTCTAATAAGACACGAACATACTCCTTTAGGCTTTGGAAATCCAAGAATCTAA